The following coding sequences lie in one Spartobacteria bacterium genomic window:
- a CDS encoding PAS domain-containing sensor histidine kinase, which translates to MISIRSLGSSKIKTGVLRFLKTLVSRPSPAETSPDGFSETDLLQDADFSAGVMEIAQLIILFLDPDGKIIYINPHMEALAGYNLSEVRGKNWFDTFLPEDERDAVKPLFDEAIKKHPTKGHINAILTKKGLRREIEWFDRTMQNSGGTLKGLLAVGIDVTKRQNAIAELKALNDRFSFAVTGSQDGIWDWNLKTNELYLSPRWKQIAGYTDDELPNEYSTFERLLHPDDKAEVLEQLNKVLDGETTPFRAEFRLLHKEGRNCWILARGEALRDENGKAYRMAGSHIDITAMKEIQEQLTEINQQLEEAIERSNLMAVKAEVANVTKSEFLANMSHEIRTPMNGVIGMTSLLLETELTEGQRRYAEIVRASGESLLSLIDDILDFSKIEANKLVIEHIDFTLPSLLDEVVEILTVKAMEKKLEFICYTETNVPLNLCGDPSRLRQILLNLGSNAIKFTSSGSVCIHITLVENDDSTALIRMEVRDTGIGIPEDKQAPLFAPFTQADGSVTRKFGGTGLGLAICKKLVHLMGGEIGLDSEESVGSSFWFTIPLTKQSVNTPSASEILKNRHLVIVDPHLLNRRLLADEVTKHGGFAAVFEDAASALTYLKEQSHSAHTVDLILIDQLNPGMAASVFMDKLKKTFAPEMTPKTMLMSPLDGRCSIEELQEMGCCASLIKPLCQSKFVGEISPVLRSSNGVTPAQAVAGRCKAIADKSGMAPEVLVVEDNPINQIVVVQMLKKMGFNAHVAENGAEAIEILKHSTFKIIFMDVQMPVMDGVEATKIIRRGELNQYHPGQRISMIPIIALTAHAMHGDQERCLNAGMNNYLAKPITPKALRSAIEAWLPCARPNS; encoded by the coding sequence ATGATTTCTATTCGGTCACTAGGGTCTTCTAAGATAAAAACCGGAGTCCTGCGGTTTTTGAAAACACTGGTATCACGCCCGTCGCCTGCTGAAACATCCCCTGACGGATTTAGTGAGACGGATCTGCTGCAGGATGCTGATTTCTCTGCCGGCGTCATGGAAATCGCTCAGCTCATCATCTTGTTCCTGGATCCAGATGGAAAGATTATCTATATTAACCCGCATATGGAAGCATTGGCGGGCTATAACCTCAGTGAGGTGAGGGGGAAAAACTGGTTCGACACCTTTTTGCCTGAAGATGAACGCGACGCTGTAAAACCTCTTTTTGATGAAGCAATAAAAAAACACCCCACAAAGGGCCATATTAACGCCATCTTAACAAAAAAAGGACTGCGGCGGGAAATTGAATGGTTTGACCGCACAATGCAGAACTCAGGGGGAACACTGAAAGGCCTGCTGGCCGTCGGCATTGATGTCACCAAACGTCAAAACGCCATTGCCGAACTCAAGGCACTGAACGACCGTTTTTCGTTTGCTGTAACAGGTTCGCAGGATGGGATTTGGGACTGGAATCTGAAAACCAATGAACTCTACCTTTCGCCTCGCTGGAAACAGATAGCTGGATATACAGACGACGAACTGCCCAATGAATACAGCACATTCGAACGGCTGCTGCATCCTGATGATAAGGCAGAGGTCCTTGAACAGCTGAATAAGGTGCTCGACGGGGAGACCACCCCTTTCCGCGCTGAATTTCGACTGTTGCACAAAGAGGGACGTAACTGCTGGATTCTTGCCCGTGGTGAAGCCTTGCGCGATGAAAACGGCAAAGCGTACCGCATGGCCGGGTCGCATATCGATATTACCGCGATGAAAGAGATTCAGGAACAGCTGACGGAAATCAACCAGCAACTGGAGGAGGCCATCGAGCGATCCAATCTGATGGCGGTAAAGGCTGAGGTGGCCAATGTGACGAAAAGCGAATTTCTGGCCAATATGAGTCATGAAATCCGAACCCCCATGAATGGCGTCATTGGTATGACCAGCCTCCTGCTGGAAACGGAACTGACCGAAGGACAACGACGATACGCCGAAATTGTCCGTGCCAGCGGGGAAAGCCTGCTAAGCTTGATCGATGACATTCTCGATTTCTCAAAAATTGAGGCCAATAAACTGGTCATTGAGCATATCGATTTTACATTGCCGTCACTGCTGGATGAAGTGGTCGAAATTCTGACCGTTAAGGCCATGGAAAAGAAATTGGAATTCATTTGCTACACAGAAACCAATGTGCCGCTGAATTTGTGCGGAGATCCTTCCAGATTGCGCCAGATTCTGCTCAATCTTGGATCTAATGCCATTAAATTCACCAGCAGCGGCAGTGTCTGTATCCACATAACTCTAGTTGAAAATGATGACAGCACAGCCCTGATACGCATGGAGGTTCGCGACACAGGAATCGGTATTCCTGAAGACAAACAGGCTCCATTGTTCGCACCCTTTACCCAGGCCGACGGCTCCGTGACCAGAAAGTTTGGAGGAACTGGTTTGGGGTTGGCTATTTGTAAGAAGTTAGTACATCTGATGGGCGGTGAAATAGGGCTGGACAGCGAAGAATCTGTCGGATCGAGTTTTTGGTTCACCATCCCTTTGACAAAACAGAGCGTCAATACCCCATCCGCTTCTGAAATACTGAAAAATCGACATTTGGTCATTGTTGATCCGCACCTGCTTAATCGCAGACTGCTGGCGGATGAAGTGACCAAACACGGAGGATTCGCAGCGGTCTTTGAGGATGCCGCCTCGGCTCTGACATACCTGAAAGAACAATCACACTCCGCACATACTGTTGATCTGATCCTCATCGATCAATTGAATCCGGGTATGGCGGCGTCCGTCTTTATGGATAAACTGAAAAAAACTTTTGCGCCGGAAATGACTCCCAAAACCATGCTTATGTCACCATTGGACGGACGTTGTTCCATAGAAGAACTGCAAGAAATGGGCTGCTGTGCCAGTTTGATCAAACCGCTCTGTCAGTCTAAATTCGTAGGTGAAATTTCCCCGGTACTGCGATCATCCAACGGCGTAACACCTGCACAGGCCGTAGCCGGACGATGCAAAGCCATAGCGGATAAGTCGGGGATGGCCCCAGAAGTACTTGTGGTAGAAGACAATCCTATTAACCAGATTGTTGTTGTGCAGATGCTCAAAAAAATGGGCTTCAATGCGCACGTCGCCGAAAACGGTGCGGAAGCCATCGAAATCCTGAAGCATTCGACATTCAAAATCATATTTATGGATGTTCAAATGCCAGTCATGGACGGTGTCGAAGCGACAAAAATTATTCGGCGCGGAGAGCTTAACCAATACCACCCCGGGCAGCGCATCTCCATGATCCCGATCATCGCACTGACGGCTCACGCCATGCATGGCGACCAAGAACGCTGCCTCAATGCAGGCATGAATAACTATCTGGCCAAACCCATCACCCCCAAAGCCCTGCGCAGTGCCATCGAAGCCTGGCTCCCCTGTGCGCGGCCTAATTCATAA
- a CDS encoding transporter substrate-binding domain-containing protein: protein MKRLHYGGLLGMLLVCFAVQSWGSNTVIRVATRDMPPYSYQKDGQWQGVTIDLLRGLASDLHFTFSLEQTSLTNLIAGVKNGTYDLGASGISITADREQEIDFSQPYLVSLLGVIYNESENPWWAVVRYTFSFTFLRVVLALVIILLLAGFGVWLFERKSNPQFGGPPHHGLASAFWWSAVTITTVGYGDKAPRTPGGRCIAMIWMFSGLVVISVFTATVVTTLSEASQKKEKTMADWQSMNICAVQGSTGQTALKEHVIYPGLLVSNAVEGVDAVVNGTVDGFIYDMPVLEYYKLRSKKKLHIMPLYSEHQHYGIVMPTDGAMNNDLNVALLKIVRSPLWNNCLERYFGSKHSPGLSSEMGIIE, encoded by the coding sequence ATGAAACGGTTACACTACGGGGGACTGCTCGGCATGCTGCTGGTCTGCTTTGCGGTTCAGAGCTGGGGTTCCAATACGGTCATACGCGTGGCCACACGGGACATGCCACCCTATTCCTACCAGAAAGACGGACAATGGCAGGGGGTAACTATTGATCTGCTGCGCGGTCTGGCGTCGGATTTGCATTTCACGTTTTCACTGGAGCAGACGTCATTAACGAATCTGATTGCGGGTGTAAAAAATGGCACCTACGATCTGGGTGCCAGCGGCATCAGCATCACTGCGGATCGCGAGCAGGAAATTGATTTCAGTCAGCCCTATCTCGTGTCCCTGCTGGGCGTGATCTATAACGAATCTGAAAATCCCTGGTGGGCGGTGGTTCGTTATACGTTTTCTTTTACCTTTCTGCGAGTGGTACTGGCACTGGTCATTATCTTATTGCTTGCGGGGTTTGGAGTCTGGTTGTTTGAACGTAAAAGCAACCCGCAATTTGGCGGTCCGCCGCATCACGGGCTGGCATCGGCTTTTTGGTGGTCCGCCGTGACCATTACCACGGTAGGATATGGCGATAAAGCACCGAGGACCCCGGGAGGACGTTGTATTGCCATGATCTGGATGTTTTCCGGCCTGGTTGTTATTTCGGTGTTCACAGCAACCGTTGTGACAACGCTGAGCGAAGCATCACAGAAAAAAGAAAAAACCATGGCGGACTGGCAGTCCATGAATATTTGTGCGGTTCAAGGCAGTACAGGCCAGACGGCCTTGAAGGAGCATGTGATCTATCCCGGTCTTCTTGTGTCCAATGCCGTCGAGGGCGTCGATGCGGTCGTAAACGGGACGGTCGACGGGTTTATCTATGATATGCCCGTGCTGGAATACTATAAATTACGAAGCAAAAAGAAACTGCATATCATGCCGCTATATAGTGAGCACCAGCATTACGGCATCGTGATGCCCACCGATGGAGCGATGAACAATGACCTGAATGTCGCCCTTCTGAAGATAGTCCGTTCGCCTTTATGGAACAACTGCCTGGAGCGGTATTTTGGATCAAAACATAGCCCCGGTTTATCCTCTGAAATGGGTATCATTGAGTAA
- a CDS encoding MBL fold metallo-hydrolase — protein MKERQRKKSDALRIINQGGSMRLHFMGGADMVTGSQHVIEANGLRVLRDCGLFQGRRAESSEMNRHFNFDVGSIDASVLSHAHIDHCGNYPSLVKQGYSGKIYATHATVELCQIMLKDAAFIQEQDAAYLNQKSNRKGLPAVSPIYTVLDAERALELFEGVRYDWPVELAPGWSVSFHEAGHILGAAVTVFDVEEDGRRTRVAYAVDLGRHNLPLIRDPEIVSKIDVLVLESTYGNRLHGKAQQAEDQLAEVINETIARNGKVLIPSFALERAQEILYHISSLVNKGTIPQVPVYVDSPMATAVTKVFQKRWEYMDADFFALRGKLEHIMSPSWVHFVSSVNESREITKKKEPCIVISASGMCEHGRILHHLKSGAGDEANSIVIVGYQAEYTLGRRIVERDKILKIFGDDFPLHAKVHVLDAFSAHADRNELIAYARAVRPKAVFLVHGEEEPRISLAEALRNEQFCDVYTPMRGDSFDLKDVLK, from the coding sequence ATGAAGGAAAGGCAACGCAAAAAAAGCGACGCCTTACGAATAATAAATCAAGGAGGTTCTATGCGTTTACATTTTATGGGCGGGGCGGATATGGTTACCGGATCACAACATGTTATCGAAGCGAACGGCCTGCGCGTCTTACGTGACTGCGGTCTTTTTCAGGGGCGTCGCGCGGAATCCTCTGAGATGAACCGCCATTTTAATTTTGATGTCGGCTCTATCGATGCGTCGGTGTTGTCGCATGCCCACATCGATCATTGCGGCAATTATCCATCGCTGGTAAAACAGGGGTATTCCGGCAAAATATATGCCACCCACGCCACGGTAGAATTATGCCAGATCATGCTCAAAGACGCCGCCTTTATTCAGGAGCAGGACGCCGCCTATCTGAATCAGAAGAGCAATAGAAAAGGGCTGCCCGCAGTGTCCCCCATTTATACCGTTCTCGATGCGGAACGCGCGTTGGAATTGTTCGAGGGCGTGCGCTACGACTGGCCGGTGGAACTGGCCCCGGGCTGGTCGGTTTCCTTTCATGAAGCGGGTCATATTCTCGGGGCGGCGGTTACGGTTTTTGATGTGGAGGAGGACGGGCGACGTACTCGCGTCGCCTACGCCGTGGATCTGGGGCGCCACAATCTACCCCTGATTCGTGACCCGGAAATCGTTTCTAAAATTGATGTGCTGGTACTGGAAAGCACCTATGGCAACCGCCTGCATGGAAAGGCGCAGCAGGCAGAAGATCAATTGGCGGAAGTGATTAACGAAACCATCGCCCGCAACGGAAAAGTGCTCATCCCGTCCTTTGCCCTGGAGCGGGCCCAGGAGATTCTGTATCACATCTCGTCACTCGTTAATAAAGGGACGATTCCTCAGGTGCCCGTCTATGTGGATAGTCCCATGGCCACAGCTGTGACCAAAGTCTTTCAAAAACGATGGGAATACATGGATGCCGATTTCTTTGCACTGCGAGGGAAACTCGAACATATTATGTCACCGTCTTGGGTTCATTTTGTCAGCAGCGTGAATGAATCGCGCGAGATTACGAAGAAAAAGGAACCCTGCATCGTGATCTCTGCGTCGGGAATGTGCGAACACGGTCGTATTCTTCATCACTTGAAAAGCGGGGCGGGGGATGAAGCGAATTCCATTGTTATTGTGGGATATCAGGCGGAATACACCCTCGGCCGCCGCATCGTCGAAAGGGATAAAATCCTCAAAATATTTGGCGATGACTTTCCCCTGCACGCCAAGGTGCATGTACTGGATGCCTTCAGTGCCCATGCCGACCGCAATGAGCTGATCGCCTACGCCCGTGCCGTCAGGCCCAAAGCCGTTTTTCTCGTGCATGGCGAAGAAGAACCGCGTATTTCACTTGCCGAAGCCCTGCGAAATGAACAATTCTGTGATGTTTATACCCCGATGCGCGGGGACAGCTTCGATTTGAAAGATGTACTTAAATGA
- a CDS encoding GTPase Era — protein MNEMIMNILPPGENSLIRCGIVAIVGRANVGKSTLVNAILEEKISIISSVAQTTRNMVRGVFTDSRGQIVFQDTPGIHKASNELGKIMNKQARESIKGCDIIMQVLDTSIAPRQEDEGWMRRLAFESQPLIFVLNKSDQSNPEYVQALRDTWKNVLEEKGVTRDALWLETSAANRDGIDALVQILFDHLPFGPMLFPEEMLTDFPRKIAIADIIREKLFHELHDEIPYAIGVIVETFDEAPEKWTVQADIYVHRHSQKKIVIGVKGRLLRSVKRKAEREISEAYDIPVKLDLWVKVADHWDQNFWLMKKMGYR, from the coding sequence ATGAATGAAATGATAATGAATATCCTGCCTCCCGGCGAAAACAGCCTGATCCGCTGCGGTATTGTTGCCATCGTCGGACGCGCCAACGTCGGCAAATCAACCCTTGTGAATGCGATACTGGAAGAAAAAATCAGTATCATCAGCTCTGTGGCTCAAACCACCCGCAATATGGTGCGCGGGGTCTTTACCGATTCACGGGGACAAATTGTTTTTCAGGATACGCCCGGTATTCATAAAGCGAGCAATGAGCTGGGTAAAATCATGAACAAGCAGGCGAGGGAAAGCATCAAAGGCTGCGACATCATTATGCAGGTGCTCGATACGTCTATCGCGCCGCGTCAGGAAGATGAAGGCTGGATGCGCCGACTGGCCTTTGAGTCGCAGCCGCTGATTTTTGTTCTCAATAAAAGCGATCAGTCCAACCCGGAGTATGTTCAGGCACTCCGCGATACGTGGAAAAACGTACTCGAAGAAAAAGGTGTTACCCGCGACGCCCTGTGGCTGGAAACCTCGGCTGCAAACCGTGATGGCATCGACGCGCTCGTGCAAATCCTGTTTGATCATCTTCCCTTCGGCCCCATGTTGTTCCCCGAAGAAATGCTCACCGATTTCCCTCGAAAAATCGCCATTGCCGACATCATTCGCGAAAAACTGTTTCACGAACTTCACGATGAAATCCCTTACGCCATCGGCGTGATTGTGGAAACCTTCGATGAAGCCCCTGAAAAATGGACTGTCCAGGCCGACATCTATGTGCATCGTCATTCCCAGAAAAAAATTGTGATCGGCGTAAAAGGGCGTCTTCTGCGCAGCGTCAAACGGAAAGCGGAACGCGAAATATCCGAAGCCTATGACATTCCGGTCAAGCTGGATCTCTGGGTAAAAGTCGCCGATCACTGGGATCAGAATTTCTGGCTGATGAAAAAAATGGGTTACCGTTGA
- a CDS encoding DUF2752 domain-containing protein, giving the protein MNGINRQGWRHGAIVSWNADVPYTSVLLVHGLPVLAAALVMGCSLWIPLQWIPVRHCLFLRITGYPCFFCGYTRAFWSMSQGHVMHAWQDCPLAAGVWLAVVFFLAFHAGACVLRLRLRLSPSLRRHFSFRSLVFFGMGVIVLNWCYRLAMGLK; this is encoded by the coding sequence ATGAACGGGATAAACAGGCAGGGGTGGCGTCACGGCGCGATCGTTTCATGGAATGCCGACGTTCCTTATACGTCTGTTCTGCTTGTGCATGGATTACCGGTTCTGGCGGCGGCGCTGGTGATGGGATGCAGTTTATGGATTCCGCTGCAGTGGATTCCTGTGCGGCACTGTCTTTTTTTGCGTATTACGGGATATCCCTGTTTTTTCTGCGGCTATACCCGCGCGTTCTGGTCCATGTCGCAGGGCCATGTTATGCATGCGTGGCAGGACTGTCCGCTGGCGGCAGGGGTATGGCTCGCCGTGGTGTTCTTCTTGGCTTTTCATGCCGGAGCGTGTGTGCTCAGGCTCCGTCTGCGGCTGTCCCCGTCGCTGCGGAGGCACTTTTCTTTTCGCTCGCTTGTATTTTTTGGGATGGGTGTGATTGTCTTAAACTGGTGCTATCGTTTGGCAATGGGATTGAAGTGA
- the rnc gene encoding ribonuclease III, translating to MSEVDYTPLEKNLGYHFNNKALLQKALTHRSYRYENSELEIDNQRLEFLGDALLGSVCAQYLFHRFPKMQEGDLTRLRSSITNSETLAFLAQQLNISAYLLLGRGERLSGGATRDSNLTDCMESIIGAIFLDSDLSAIHSLFNKLFVPELNAVIGDTSRLNPKGCLQELTQKRWKTSPQYELVAEDGPEHERTFTYRVLIFAREFGHGCATNKRKAQSCAADMALDRMALLPEDISVHDLTSIPLPNDSTSLRQSHPSQKIQASEKKSASAATGTAADGA from the coding sequence ATGAGCGAAGTCGATTATACCCCTCTTGAAAAAAATCTAGGATACCACTTTAACAATAAGGCACTGTTACAAAAAGCGCTGACCCATCGATCGTACCGCTACGAAAACAGTGAACTGGAAATTGACAATCAGCGGCTGGAGTTTCTGGGGGACGCCCTTTTGGGATCGGTCTGTGCCCAATATCTTTTTCATCGGTTTCCCAAAATGCAGGAGGGCGATCTGACCCGCCTGCGAAGTTCCATCACAAACAGTGAAACACTGGCTTTTCTGGCACAGCAGCTAAATATTTCAGCATACCTTCTGCTGGGCAGGGGAGAACGGCTTTCCGGCGGGGCAACTCGGGACAGCAATCTCACAGACTGCATGGAATCCATCATCGGCGCCATCTTTCTCGATTCCGACCTATCAGCAATACACTCGCTGTTCAACAAATTATTTGTCCCGGAACTCAACGCCGTCATAGGTGATACATCGCGTTTAAATCCGAAAGGCTGCCTGCAGGAATTAACACAGAAACGCTGGAAAACGAGTCCGCAATACGAGCTGGTTGCAGAAGACGGGCCGGAGCACGAGCGAACATTTACTTATCGCGTCCTCATATTTGCCCGCGAATTCGGTCATGGATGCGCCACCAACAAACGGAAAGCGCAATCCTGTGCCGCCGACATGGCACTGGACAGAATGGCCTTGCTGCCGGAAGACATCTCGGTGCACGATCTCACTTCAATCCCATTGCCAAACGATAGCACCAGTTTAAGACAATCACACCCATCCCAAAAAATACAAGCGAGCGAAAAGAAAAGTGCCTCCGCAGCGACGGGGACAGCCGCAGACGGAGCCTGA
- the xerD gene encoding site-specific tyrosine recombinase XerD, with amino-acid sequence MQAYIDQYIQYLTLERALSRNTCLAYKSDLVNFRLFLYERRVRLIREIDRTLIIDFLQSEKEHKTPASAARSLACLRGFFRYLHEEGLILENATAHIESPKLGRTLPKTLDADDLNALLAAPDKTTKEGLRDSAVMELLFATGIRVSELTGLTLKDLHTDTQCIKCQGKGDKQRMVPVSATALQAIDRYIQTCRPARSRSTPQDYVFLSPRGTRMDRRRVYAILTRYARKIGLRQSISPHTLRHSFATQLMQGNAPIRAIQEMLGHADISTTQIYTHVDTPRLKQIHQSFHPRA; translated from the coding sequence ATGCAGGCATATATCGATCAATATATACAATATTTAACGTTGGAACGTGCTTTAAGCCGCAATACGTGTCTGGCGTACAAAAGTGACCTGGTCAACTTCCGCCTGTTTCTGTATGAGCGTCGCGTTCGGTTGATAAGAGAGATCGACCGAACGCTGATTATCGATTTTTTACAAAGCGAAAAAGAACACAAAACCCCGGCCTCTGCAGCCCGCAGTTTAGCCTGTCTACGGGGGTTCTTTCGCTATCTCCATGAAGAAGGCCTGATTTTAGAAAATGCCACAGCACATATCGAAAGCCCCAAACTGGGACGAACGCTGCCGAAAACATTGGACGCGGACGACCTCAACGCATTACTGGCCGCTCCCGACAAAACGACAAAGGAAGGGCTGCGTGACAGTGCCGTTATGGAGCTTCTTTTCGCCACAGGCATACGGGTATCGGAACTGACCGGTCTGACATTAAAAGACCTTCACACCGACACACAGTGCATCAAATGCCAGGGCAAAGGCGATAAACAGCGCATGGTTCCAGTGAGTGCTACGGCACTGCAGGCGATAGACCGCTATATACAGACCTGCCGGCCCGCCCGCAGCAGGAGCACCCCGCAGGACTACGTCTTTCTGTCGCCTCGAGGAACCCGCATGGACCGCCGCAGAGTTTATGCCATCCTCACCAGATATGCACGGAAAATCGGACTTCGCCAGTCCATTTCACCCCATACCCTGCGCCATTCTTTTGCTACACAGCTGATGCAAGGCAATGCGCCCATTCGCGCCATTCAGGAAATGCTGGGACACGCCGACATCAGCACCACCCAGATTTATACCCACGTCGATACCCCGCGACTCAAACAAATCCATCAATCATTCCATCCCAGAGCATAG
- a CDS encoding alpha-amylase translates to MTTWYNDAVFYHIYPMRFCGAPEYNDFCSAPVERLNKIREWIPHMQEMGYTALYLGPVFESESHGYDTVDYFHVDRRLGNDDTLIKLIEELHRNGIRVILDGVFNHVSRQFFAFRDLQQQGEQSPHKNWFQHVDFQRRSPCNDPFDYACWSGHSNLPQLNGIDPNVRQHLFEAIRKWIDVFHIDGIRLDVADALSIPFMEQLATFTRSLRSDFWLMGEVIHGDYRHWANDRTLNATTNYECYKGLYSSHNDRNYFEIAHSLHRLFGKGGLYSDLHLYNFVDNHDVNRIASELRDAGHLYPVHMLLFTMPGIPSIYYGSEWGIHGRRSSHSDAALRPTLEWTDVEKAPHQDLRSFIKRLIAIHAMLPSLRYGNYTQLHVASEQLVFERSTPDETTVVMVNGACDIASISVRSPVINGSYIDVLNDEQLFCADGERLTLPVSPCWGRILKRA, encoded by the coding sequence ATGACAACCTGGTACAATGACGCCGTATTCTATCACATCTATCCTATGCGTTTCTGTGGTGCACCGGAGTACAACGATTTTTGCTCGGCCCCCGTAGAGCGACTGAACAAAATCAGAGAATGGATCCCGCATATGCAAGAAATGGGCTATACAGCCCTTTATCTCGGCCCCGTTTTCGAATCGGAGTCACATGGATATGATACGGTGGACTACTTTCATGTCGATCGTCGGCTCGGCAATGACGATACGCTGATAAAACTCATCGAAGAACTGCATCGCAACGGCATCCGGGTGATCCTTGACGGTGTCTTCAATCACGTCAGCCGCCAGTTTTTTGCTTTTCGCGATCTCCAGCAGCAGGGGGAACAGTCTCCCCATAAAAACTGGTTTCAGCACGTAGATTTCCAGCGACGCAGTCCCTGTAATGATCCCTTTGATTACGCCTGCTGGAGTGGTCATTCTAATTTGCCGCAATTGAACGGCATCGACCCGAATGTGCGGCAGCACCTTTTTGAAGCGATTCGCAAATGGATTGATGTCTTTCATATTGATGGAATACGTCTGGATGTGGCCGATGCGCTAAGTATCCCGTTCATGGAACAGCTCGCGACATTCACACGTTCATTGCGGTCAGATTTCTGGCTGATGGGAGAAGTCATTCATGGAGATTACCGGCACTGGGCCAATGATCGGACCTTAAATGCAACCACCAATTATGAATGCTACAAAGGACTGTATTCCAGTCACAACGACCGTAATTATTTCGAAATCGCCCATTCGTTACATCGGTTATTCGGGAAAGGCGGCCTTTACAGCGATCTGCATCTGTACAATTTTGTAGATAATCATGACGTGAACCGTATTGCCTCGGAACTGCGCGATGCTGGGCATCTTTATCCCGTACACATGCTGCTTTTCACCATGCCAGGTATTCCCTCCATTTATTATGGCAGTGAATGGGGTATTCATGGTCGCCGCTCTTCGCACTCCGACGCCGCATTGCGTCCGACTCTGGAATGGACTGATGTGGAGAAGGCCCCGCATCAGGATCTTCGCTCCTTTATAAAACGCCTGATAGCGATCCATGCTATGCTGCCGTCGCTGCGATACGGCAATTATACGCAGCTGCATGTTGCCAGTGAGCAGCTGGTATTTGAACGCAGCACGCCAGACGAAACCACGGTCGTCATGGTCAATGGTGCATGCGATATTGCGTCGATATCTGTACGTTCGCCGGTAATTAACGGGTCTTATATAGATGTATTGAACGATGAGCAGTTATTTTGCGCTGACGGCGAAAGACTGACACTTCCGGTGTCTCCGTGCTGGGGGCGCATTCTGAAACGAGCCTGA
- a CDS encoding TetR/AcrR family transcriptional regulator, translating to MNTKEQILLDATRLFAAEGYENIGVQRIVTSVHVTKPSLYHHFGSKKGLLEAIFAEHLNPFLRDLKACTTYQHDLEKNVVEIATLFFTFAKNHPEFYRFMLSTSFSPKDSELSHTVYPFLVEMHSYIQAMFLAAEKDHGNMRGRSDRYALSFIGMLNSYIASWFYGQLTLSGDSAFQACRQFLHGIFS from the coding sequence ATGAACACAAAAGAACAAATCCTGCTTGATGCAACCCGGCTGTTCGCAGCGGAAGGTTATGAAAATATCGGCGTACAACGCATCGTCACCAGTGTACACGTGACCAAACCCAGCCTGTATCACCATTTTGGCAGTAAAAAAGGCCTGCTGGAAGCCATCTTTGCTGAACATCTCAACCCGTTTCTTCGCGATTTAAAGGCGTGCACGACCTATCAGCATGATTTAGAAAAGAATGTCGTCGAGATTGCGACACTGTTTTTTACGTTCGCCAAAAACCATCCGGAATTCTATCGATTCATGCTGTCGACTTCCTTTTCGCCAAAAGACAGCGAACTCTCCCACACGGTGTATCCCTTTCTGGTGGAAATGCATTCATACATACAGGCGATGTTTCTGGCGGCCGAAAAAGATCACGGTAATATGCGGGGACGCAGTGACCGCTATGCCCTATCCTTCATCGGCATGTTAAATTCATACATTGCATCGTGGTTTTACGGGCAGCTGACACTGAGCGGCGACAGCGCATTTCAGGCCTGCCGTCAATTTCTGCACGGCATTTTTTCCTAA